The following nucleotide sequence is from Bdellovibrio sp. ArHS.
ATTGTGGAACCTGCCGTCCTGATGTGCAAAAAATAATCGACTATCGTTTGGGAAAAAAGACAGCTTAGTCTTTTTTCGGGCCAGGAATTTTTCCGGAAAGATCCTCAGTTATTTTATCGGGGAAAGTACCGGTTTTTAAATAATGCTCTAAAAGAGGGCCTAGTTTGCGACGGCAGGATCCGCCACAAGGGCCGACACCCGCCGAGGTGGAGTCAAAGATGTCATTCAAAGTATGCGCCCCATTGCGGATGGCTTCCTCAATGGTTTCCCGGCTGATATTGTTGCAGCGACAGATGATTTCGCTTTTCTTTTTAGCGCCCATCTCACGATTGTAATGCCGCGCAATGCAAAAAGGTACGGTCTGCTGGTCATAAGTGCAGTGCGTTATATTACATTGATAAGTCCAGGAGAATCCTGTAAAACAAGTGTCCTTCTAACAACGGAGAAGAAATGGCCACTAATACAACTGATAAACTTCCCATGACTATTCGCGGAAAAGCGATGCTTGAGGCCGAACTCAAGAAACTTCTGTTGGAAGAAAGACCCTCTGTAATTCGCGCTATCGAAGAGGCTCGTGCTCAAGGGGACATCTCTGAGAACGCGGAATACGAATCTGCCAAAGAGCGCCAAGCTATGATCGAAGGCCGTATTGCTGAAATCCAAGGCAAATTGGCGGGTGCGGAAGTCATTGATACGTCGCTCATCAAAGCAGACCGCATTGTCTTCGGTGCTGTTGTTGAGATCGTGGACACTGAGTCTGAAGAAAAATTCACCTACCAAATCGTAGGTGTGGACGAATCTGATGTCAAAGCAGGTTTGATCTCTATTCTTTCACCTTTGGCTCGCGCCCTTATCGGCAAACGCGTGGGTGACACGGTGACAGTACAAAGCCCTAAGGGCGATAAGGAATTCGAAGTCCTTAAGTTCCATTATAAGTAATTTTTTTTGAAAAGACATTGTCGGTCCATGGCCTCCAAGAGACAATAGGTCATGGACTCGCGCAAAAGCTCTTACGCTCGCTCAAATTCAGACAAACATCTTATTGCAGAACAACCTGGAATGGCGATTCTCGTCTCGGGTTTTCTATTGGCGTTTTTTATCGGTTATACGACGAAATCGCTGCTGTCTCCTGCTCGAGTCGCGGCGCGAATTGAGAAGGCGGCCAGTCACATCCACAAGGATGTCAAAGTCAGTTTTAATTCCGCACATTTCAGTCTGTCCGATGGCGTTCTTCCGCGTATTGCCGTGGTGATCACGGGGGTGCGCATGGAATCGACAAAAGAGTGCTGGGGAGCCCCGCTTTTGGAAGTCGATGAATTGCGTCTGCCATTTTCCTTCCTCAATGTCCTTCGTGGGCGAGGACCGGTAAGAAATATCGAAGCGAATTTGGTGCAATTAAGTGTGCGAGGAAATATTAAAGACTGTGCGAATGAAAACTCGGAACCGTCGTCAGCGGGAGGTTCAGAGGAGCCAGCGCCCCTGGTGACACTGACACCGTCAGAGCCCTCCAATAAATATCGCAATGACGTCACCGGCGTATATATTCAGAAATTGCGCATCACCTCAGAAAAGTATCCGCAGTATTTCTCTGAGCTTTTAAACTTCGCGGTCAAAGTGAAGTCCTTCGAACCGCGCGTGATCGAACTGACCGCTAAAAGTCATCTTTTAAAAGATGAGCAGGTGGGGGATTATCTTTCGCACGCCAATCTTTACATGCAGTACAAGGAAAGTCCTGAGCCCGTCGTACAGACTCATTTTTTTGGCAATTGGCGTGAAGGTCATTACAGTCTGATTGCCAATTACACTTTGGATGACCGCATGTTGGCGGTGGAATCGGATCTTAAACACATTCCCCTGAGTCAGATTCTCGGGATTCTGCAAAAGTACAACCTCGCTTCG
It contains:
- a CDS encoding (2Fe-2S)-binding protein, which produces MGAKKKSEIICRCNNISRETIEEAIRNGAHTLNDIFDSTSAGVGPCGGSCRRKLGPLLEHYLKTGTFPDKITEDLSGKIPGPKKD
- the greA gene encoding transcription elongation factor GreA codes for the protein MATNTTDKLPMTIRGKAMLEAELKKLLLEERPSVIRAIEEARAQGDISENAEYESAKERQAMIEGRIAEIQGKLAGAEVIDTSLIKADRIVFGAVVEIVDTESEEKFTYQIVGVDESDVKAGLISILSPLARALIGKRVGDTVTVQSPKGDKEFEVLKFHYK